One stretch of Niallia sp. XMNu-256 DNA includes these proteins:
- the menB gene encoding 1,4-dihydroxy-2-naphthoyl-CoA synthase, producing the protein MTVEWVAGRKYEEIIYETYKGIAKITINRPEVRNAFTPRTVAELLDAFAYARDDSSVGVIILTGAGDMAFCSGGDQKVRGNGGYVGEDNIPRLNVLDLQRLIRVIPKPVIAMVKGYAIGGGHVLHIVCDLTIAADNAIFGQTGPKVGSFDGGYGAGYLARIVGHKKAREIWYLCRQYNAQEALEMGLVNKVVPLEKVEEETLQWCEEILEKSPTALRFLKAAFNADSDGLAGIQQLAGDATLLYYTSEEAKEGRDAFKEKRKPNFGQFPRFP; encoded by the coding sequence ATGACAGTTGAATGGGTAGCAGGTCGTAAGTATGAAGAAATTATTTATGAAACGTATAAAGGGATTGCTAAGATTACGATTAACCGTCCTGAAGTAAGAAATGCTTTTACACCAAGAACAGTAGCGGAATTACTCGATGCGTTTGCATATGCACGTGATGATTCTAGTGTAGGTGTCATTATTTTAACAGGTGCTGGGGATATGGCGTTTTGTTCTGGTGGAGATCAAAAAGTACGTGGAAACGGAGGATATGTGGGTGAGGATAATATTCCACGCTTAAATGTCCTTGATTTACAGCGCTTAATCCGTGTCATCCCGAAACCAGTTATTGCAATGGTGAAAGGATACGCAATTGGTGGGGGTCATGTGTTACATATCGTATGTGACTTAACTATTGCAGCTGACAATGCGATATTTGGACAAACAGGTCCAAAGGTGGGAAGCTTCGATGGTGGTTATGGTGCTGGTTATTTAGCAAGAATCGTTGGCCACAAAAAGGCTCGTGAAATTTGGTATTTATGCCGACAATACAATGCACAAGAAGCATTGGAAATGGGTCTTGTCAATAAAGTAGTTCCGTTAGAGAAAGTCGAAGAAGAAACACTGCAATGGTGTGAGGAAATTCTTGAGAAGAGTCCAACCGCACTTCGATTCTTGAAGGCAGCGTTTAATGCAGATTCTGATGGCTTAGCAGGGATTCAACAATTAGCTGGGGATGCGACTTTATTATACTACACATCAGAAGAGGCTAAAGAAGGACGCGATGCATTTAAAGAAAAACGCAAACCGAATTTTGGCCAATTCCCTCGTTTTCCTTAA
- a CDS encoding o-succinylbenzoate--CoA ligase, producing the protein MGQIMQNWLIKRAYLTPNRPAIIFNDETISFKKLYERSLDTAGKLAAKGVTDKQYAGLLLRNHLDSAVILLALQLLGVRAVILNNRLSSEEINWQLTDSNSIFLISEEYFDDKIERMKGERPNIKIITKEILFQGTYIEPIVKEEIDLDDICTIMYTSGTTGHPKGVMQTYGNHWWSATGSALNLGLHENDCWLLTVPLFHISGYSILMKSIIYGMKIVLHERFDVQQVMEAFHKEHVTIMSVVSTTLNRILDGLKEDSVPDYVRCMLLGGGPASQSLLNRCVEKGIPVFQTYGMTETSSQIVTLAPEDSLRKLGSAGKPLFPSQIKIVRENGEETPTGVAGEIIVKGPNVTVGYLNKENQLENGWLHTGDIGYVDEEGFLFVLDRRSDLIISGGENIYPAEIEGILTSHPHIEDAGVIGIRDEEWGQVPVAFIVKNYPVSKEEITKFCMEKLAKFKIPHHFYFINEIPRNASKKILRRELRTKLK; encoded by the coding sequence ATGGGACAAATTATGCAAAATTGGTTAATTAAGCGGGCTTATTTAACGCCAAACCGGCCAGCAATTATATTTAATGATGAAACAATTTCATTTAAGAAATTATACGAGCGTTCCCTAGATACTGCGGGAAAATTAGCAGCAAAGGGTGTTACGGACAAACAATATGCCGGATTGTTACTGCGAAATCATCTTGATTCTGCAGTGATTCTTCTAGCGTTACAATTACTAGGTGTTCGGGCTGTTATTTTAAATAACCGATTATCATCAGAAGAAATAAATTGGCAACTCACCGACTCTAATTCTATTTTCTTAATTAGTGAGGAATATTTCGATGATAAAATCGAAAGGATGAAAGGTGAGCGCCCAAATATTAAAATAATCACGAAGGAAATTTTATTCCAAGGCACGTACATAGAGCCAATTGTAAAAGAAGAAATCGATTTAGATGATATATGTACAATTATGTACACTTCTGGTACAACTGGTCATCCAAAAGGGGTTATGCAAACTTATGGGAATCATTGGTGGAGTGCAACAGGTTCAGCATTGAATCTTGGTCTTCATGAAAATGATTGCTGGTTATTAACTGTGCCGCTTTTTCATATTAGTGGATATTCGATTCTAATGAAATCGATTATTTATGGGATGAAAATTGTGCTTCACGAAAGGTTTGATGTCCAACAGGTGATGGAGGCTTTTCATAAGGAGCATGTTACGATTATGTCGGTTGTCAGTACAACTTTAAATCGGATACTTGATGGTCTTAAAGAGGATTCGGTGCCTGACTATGTACGCTGTATGCTTCTCGGAGGTGGACCAGCGTCTCAATCTCTCCTTAATCGTTGTGTAGAAAAAGGGATTCCCGTTTTTCAAACGTATGGGATGACGGAAACATCATCGCAAATTGTTACGCTTGCCCCTGAGGATAGTTTACGAAAGTTAGGTTCTGCTGGAAAGCCGCTTTTTCCTTCACAAATTAAAATTGTAAGGGAAAATGGTGAAGAGACTCCTACAGGTGTGGCAGGTGAAATCATAGTGAAAGGTCCAAATGTTACAGTTGGATATTTAAACAAAGAAAACCAACTTGAAAATGGTTGGCTTCATACCGGGGATATTGGTTATGTAGACGAAGAAGGTTTTTTATTTGTTCTTGATCGGCGTTCAGATTTAATTATATCGGGGGGAGAAAATATTTATCCAGCAGAGATTGAAGGGATACTAACCTCTCATCCTCATATTGAAGATGCCGGTGTTATTGGGATTAGAGATGAAGAATGGGGACAAGTCCCTGTTGCCTTTATCGTAAAAAACTATCCAGTATCAAAAGAAGAAATTACAAAATTCTGTATGGAAAAACTTGCTAAGTTTAAAATACCTCATCATTTCTATTTTATTAATGAAATTCCCCGTAATGCCTCAAAGAAAATTTTACGGAGAGAATTACGAACTAAATTGAAATAA
- a CDS encoding response regulator transcription factor has product MTKQSILVVEDEEKILRLLELELEYEGYEVGKAADGLEALQIYQSQKWDLILLDVMLPGISGIELLRRIRGQDEYTPVILLTAKSSVEDKVSGLDLGANDYITKPFQIEELLARIRVALRMKPQLSVQSEERETLCLADLQVNEQTRQVTRGHEDIELTPREFDLLVYLLKNKSLVLNREQIIENVWGYDYYGDTNVVDVYIRYIRKKIDQPGAEPLIHTVRGVGYVMREGK; this is encoded by the coding sequence GTGACTAAACAATCCATCTTAGTTGTTGAAGATGAAGAAAAGATATTGCGCTTGTTAGAGTTAGAACTTGAATACGAAGGGTACGAGGTCGGAAAAGCAGCCGATGGGTTAGAGGCTCTCCAAATCTATCAAAGCCAGAAATGGGATTTAATTCTACTAGATGTCATGCTTCCAGGAATTAGTGGAATTGAATTGTTGCGACGGATTCGAGGACAAGATGAATATACACCTGTTATTTTATTGACGGCTAAGAGCTCTGTTGAAGATAAAGTATCAGGACTTGATTTAGGAGCAAATGATTATATTACAAAGCCATTTCAAATTGAAGAATTACTTGCTCGGATTAGGGTAGCACTACGTATGAAACCGCAATTATCCGTCCAGTCTGAGGAGCGGGAGACCCTTTGTTTGGCTGATTTGCAAGTAAATGAACAAACACGCCAAGTTACTAGAGGGCACGAAGATATTGAACTGACACCTCGTGAGTTTGATTTATTAGTTTACTTATTAAAAAATAAATCACTTGTTTTAAACCGTGAACAAATTATCGAGAACGTTTGGGGCTATGACTATTATGGAGACACCAATGTTGTGGATGTATATATACGCTATATCCGCAAGAAAATTGATCAACCTGGAGCGGAACCACTTATTCACACGGTTCGCGGTGTAGGTTATGTAATGAGGGAAGGGAAATGA
- a CDS encoding HAMP domain-containing sensor histidine kinase produces MKLRNKINFSTSFLFIGLFIISNIAIYFVFSHLIVDREISESKAETEKIAEGFNESLGQISIDTLLRAYLPVDGMIQIVKENGKPLPPVTSPSEKNLSTKAAQYFSNEIADKIEFQGKQYSFVSLPVILADGEVANLQIIKSIQRAVDDLATLRLVLFIVTIIVMIPVLISSRLLSRVITRPITSLIETMTDIRKSGHFKRIQLNDESKDELNKMGETFNHMIDLLETNFEKQEQFVSNASHELRTPLTIIESYSSLLKRRGMKEPQLFDESVEAIHSEAIRMKDMIEQLLLLAKHEEEWNIKLQKIDLGTHVQQTIKVFENAYHRNIDFKVFEGKIETLADDQKLKQLTFIILDNARKYSDDVITVEVGIKSDKPFVKIIDRGIGIPKQDLPKIFDRFYRVDKARSRKMGGSGLGLSLAKEIAEAMSANMFLESVEGIGTTVTIELSPLN; encoded by the coding sequence ATGAAGCTCCGAAATAAAATTAATTTTTCAACAAGCTTTTTATTTATTGGGTTATTCATCATCAGTAACATTGCGATTTATTTTGTCTTCAGTCATTTGATTGTTGATCGTGAAATTAGTGAATCGAAAGCGGAAACTGAAAAAATAGCTGAGGGGTTTAATGAATCGTTAGGACAAATATCTATAGATACTCTTCTTCGTGCATATCTCCCTGTAGATGGAATGATTCAAATTGTTAAAGAGAATGGGAAGCCGTTGCCCCCTGTAACATCACCTTCAGAGAAAAATCTAAGTACAAAGGCTGCTCAGTACTTTTCAAATGAGATAGCTGATAAGATTGAATTTCAAGGGAAACAATATTCATTTGTTTCCCTCCCGGTTATTTTGGCAGATGGTGAAGTAGCTAATCTACAAATAATAAAAAGTATTCAAAGAGCCGTAGATGATCTTGCCACCTTACGACTTGTATTGTTCATTGTAACCATAATCGTAATGATTCCTGTTCTTATTTCTAGTCGGTTGTTAAGCAGGGTAATTACTAGACCGATTACCTCTTTAATTGAAACAATGACGGACATTCGAAAGAGTGGTCATTTTAAGCGGATACAATTGAATGATGAATCAAAGGATGAACTGAATAAAATGGGAGAGACATTCAATCATATGATTGATCTCCTAGAAACGAACTTTGAAAAACAGGAGCAATTTGTTTCCAATGCTTCACATGAACTAAGAACTCCATTAACAATTATTGAGAGTTATTCAAGTTTATTGAAGCGGCGGGGGATGAAAGAACCACAACTATTTGATGAATCGGTTGAGGCGATCCATTCTGAAGCAATACGAATGAAGGATATGATTGAACAACTGTTACTATTGGCAAAACATGAAGAGGAATGGAATATAAAATTACAAAAAATAGACCTAGGAACTCATGTACAACAAACCATTAAGGTCTTTGAAAATGCCTACCATCGGAATATTGATTTCAAAGTGTTTGAAGGAAAAATTGAAACACTAGCAGACGACCAAAAGTTAAAGCAGCTAACTTTTATTATATTAGATAACGCTAGGAAATACAGTGATGATGTGATTACAGTTGAGGTCGGAATAAAAAGTGATAAACCGTTTGTCAAAATCATTGATCGGGGCATTGGGATTCCAAAGCAAGATTTACCAAAAATATTTGATCGTTTTTATCGAGTAGATAAAGCCAGGAGTCGAAAGATGGGCGGATCCGGCCTAGGATTATCGTTAGCAAAAGAAATTGCAGAGGCTATGTCTGCAAACATGTTTTTAGAGAGTGTAGAAGGAATCGGCACGACCGTAACGATTGAATTGTCACCCTTAAATTAA
- a CDS encoding PepSY domain-containing protein: protein MKTKVWISIGAGIFVVLFLFILLTKVFTPGNPSARELTAQEAKEIAQQRYSGLVQEIKQEADHYVIQLERITGLYELQINAETGEVSSLKRLKEKEAEKNVEPTPSQQQGTEEEAPVEEVQSRLTEEKAAEIALKEVPGEVDDIDVENINGITYFLVDVEVNDGREATVEINGITGEVQSLTWDEDDDDE from the coding sequence ATGAAAACAAAAGTTTGGATATCAATAGGAGCCGGTATCTTTGTTGTTCTTTTCCTTTTTATATTACTCACAAAAGTGTTTACACCGGGAAATCCCTCCGCTAGGGAATTAACTGCACAAGAAGCAAAGGAGATTGCTCAGCAGCGTTATTCGGGTCTCGTTCAAGAAATTAAACAAGAGGCTGATCACTATGTTATCCAGTTAGAGCGTATTACTGGCTTATATGAGCTACAAATCAACGCTGAGACAGGAGAGGTTTCTTCTCTAAAGCGATTAAAGGAAAAGGAAGCAGAAAAGAATGTTGAGCCGACTCCAAGTCAACAGCAAGGTACTGAAGAAGAAGCACCGGTTGAAGAGGTACAAAGTAGGTTAACAGAAGAAAAGGCTGCTGAGATTGCACTCAAGGAAGTTCCTGGTGAGGTTGATGATATCGATGTCGAGAATATAAATGGAATCACATATTTTTTAGTAGATGTGGAAGTAAATGATGGCAGGGAAGCAACAGTTGAAATAAATGGGATTACAGGCGAGGTTCAATCTTTAACATGGGACGAAGACGATGATGATGAATAA
- a CDS encoding zinc ABC transporter substrate-binding protein, which yields MKKLFLLICLLLPISTILAACGEENKHADTLTNDENKLTVYTTVYPLQYFTEEIGGDAIYVETIYPPGSDEHTFDPSQKDMMALADSDLFFYVGLGLEGFVEKAKDTFKGEDVTMVSTGDKLLTTEAFAQQPDEGHSKKETGHSHGDVDPHIWIDPLYAKEMALSIKEALIAKLPEKEEEFTKNYEALAEKLDVLNDQFTEVIDKAKNKEIIVSHAAYGYWESRYGLEQISVSGLTTSSEPSQKDLENIIKTAKKLGLNYIFFEQNVSSKITEIVQNEIGAEPLVLHNLSTRTSEDIKNNRDYFSIMEDNLKALDKGLQ from the coding sequence ATGAAAAAGCTATTTTTATTAATATGCCTATTATTACCCATTAGCACAATTCTGGCTGCATGTGGGGAAGAAAACAAACATGCTGATACTCTAACAAATGACGAAAATAAATTAACTGTATATACAACAGTTTATCCATTACAATACTTTACAGAAGAAATAGGCGGAGACGCTATATATGTTGAAACGATTTATCCACCAGGTTCAGATGAACACACCTTTGATCCCTCTCAAAAAGATATGATGGCCTTAGCTGACTCAGATTTATTTTTCTATGTAGGACTCGGCCTAGAAGGTTTTGTCGAGAAAGCAAAGGACACTTTTAAAGGTGAAGATGTGACAATGGTTTCTACTGGTGACAAATTATTAACAACGGAAGCTTTTGCTCAGCAGCCTGATGAAGGGCATTCTAAAAAAGAAACCGGTCATAGTCATGGGGATGTTGATCCTCATATTTGGATCGATCCGTTATATGCAAAGGAAATGGCCCTTTCTATTAAAGAGGCACTAATCGCCAAGTTACCCGAAAAAGAAGAGGAATTCACGAAAAATTATGAGGCATTGGCAGAAAAGCTTGATGTGTTAAATGACCAATTTACTGAAGTAATCGATAAAGCGAAAAATAAAGAAATCATTGTCTCACATGCCGCATACGGTTATTGGGAATCCCGATATGGCTTGGAACAAATTAGCGTATCAGGGTTAACTACTTCAAGTGAACCTTCACAAAAAGACCTTGAAAACATTATTAAAACTGCAAAAAAACTTGGGCTAAATTATATCTTTTTCGAACAAAATGTTAGTTCAAAAATAACTGAAATTGTTCAGAATGAAATTGGAGCAGAGCCACTTGTTCTTCATAATTTATCAACTCGAACATCAGAAGATATTAAAAACAACCGTGATTACTTTTCGATTATGGAAGATAATTTAAAGGCTTTAGATAAGGGGCTTCAATGA
- a CDS encoding carbonic anhydrase, with translation MRILDEVLAFNEEFVAEKKYEKYATDKLPNKKMVILTCMDTRLVELLPRALNARNGDIKLVKNAGALIAHPFGSVMRSILVALYQLQAEEVLVIGHHDCGMGGLKADEMIGHMKQRGVTQETLDTLEYSGIDFQNWLKGFSKVEDSVAHSVDVIKNHPLLPTDVPVHGLVIDPATGKLDLVVNGYESK, from the coding sequence ATGAGAATTTTAGATGAAGTATTAGCGTTTAACGAGGAATTTGTTGCCGAGAAAAAATATGAAAAGTATGCAACAGACAAACTTCCAAATAAAAAGATGGTTATTTTAACCTGTATGGATACCCGTTTAGTTGAGTTATTGCCACGTGCGTTAAATGCACGTAACGGGGATATTAAATTAGTTAAAAATGCGGGTGCACTCATTGCCCATCCATTTGGAAGTGTCATGAGAAGTATTTTAGTAGCCTTATATCAATTACAAGCAGAAGAAGTACTTGTAATCGGGCATCATGACTGCGGAATGGGTGGACTAAAAGCTGATGAAATGATTGGGCATATGAAGCAAAGGGGTGTAACCCAGGAAACATTAGATACATTAGAGTACTCTGGAATCGATTTTCAAAATTGGTTAAAAGGTTTTAGTAAGGTAGAAGATAGTGTAGCACACAGTGTTGATGTGATTAAGAATCATCCTTTATTACCTACTGATGTTCCTGTACATGGATTAGTGATTGATCCAGCAACAGGAAAATTAGATTTAGTCGTCAACGGTTATGAAAGTAAATAA
- the yidD gene encoding membrane protein insertion efficiency factor YidD, with product MFRSIFIGLIRFYQTFISPLKPPTCRFYPTCSHYGIESVKRFGAFKGGYLTIKRILKCNPLHPGGIDKVPESWPGLIGKDNHHS from the coding sequence ATGTTTAGATCCATTTTTATTGGTCTTATTCGGTTTTATCAAACCTTTATATCCCCCTTAAAGCCGCCAACCTGTCGATTTTATCCAACTTGTTCTCATTATGGAATAGAATCCGTAAAACGTTTTGGCGCTTTTAAAGGTGGCTATTTAACAATTAAGCGAATATTAAAATGCAATCCTTTACATCCAGGTGGAATTGATAAAGTACCAGAAAGTTGGCCTGGTTTGATTGGAAAAGATAATCATCATTCATAA
- the cls gene encoding cardiolipin synthase: MTDIFHNVDLLTLLGTLILILNMIFATIVIFLEKRNAGSTWAWLLVLYFIPILGFILYLILGKKLPKGHLFQWEDRKKIGIEEIISEQLDHFHSQRFTPPNELFQDYKGLIYMLLDNNDAILTTNNQIQIFTDGNKKFRSLFEDIKNANNTIHLQYYIFKNDNLGGQLIQLLTEKAKQGVKVRILYDDLGSRGTRKKHFRSLIAAGGEVEAFFPSSFPLINFRINYRNHRKLVIIDGKVGYVGGFNVGDEYLGLNKRFGYWRDTHLRMVGNSVHAIQTRFILDWNQASESNDIAYSPNLFPSIQSQGQTSMQIVTSGPDSEWEHIKYGYIKMISYARESILIQTPYFIPDASLLDSLRIASLTGKDVRIMIPNKPDHPFVYWATYFYIGEMLKAGAKAYIYDNGFIHAKTIIIDGKLASVGTANIDVRSFKLNFEVNAFLYDEEIASSLTESFNKDIVVSTELTLEEYEQRSLKIRFKESISRLLSPIL, from the coding sequence ATGACAGACATTTTCCATAATGTTGATCTTTTAACGCTTTTAGGTACTTTAATATTAATTTTAAATATGATTTTTGCAACCATTGTAATCTTTTTAGAAAAGAGAAATGCTGGATCCACTTGGGCCTGGCTCTTGGTGCTATATTTCATTCCGATTTTAGGATTTATTTTATATTTAATTTTAGGAAAAAAACTACCAAAAGGGCATCTATTCCAATGGGAAGACCGAAAAAAAATTGGCATTGAAGAAATAATTTCAGAGCAATTGGACCATTTCCACTCCCAGCGGTTTACACCCCCAAATGAATTATTTCAAGACTATAAAGGCCTTATTTATATGCTTTTAGATAATAATGATGCAATTTTAACAACCAATAATCAGATTCAAATTTTTACCGATGGAAATAAAAAATTTCGTTCTCTTTTTGAGGATATTAAAAACGCTAACAATACCATTCACTTGCAATATTATATTTTTAAAAATGACAATTTAGGTGGGCAATTGATACAACTTTTAACTGAAAAGGCTAAGCAAGGTGTAAAAGTGAGAATCCTCTACGATGACTTAGGTTCCCGTGGTACACGAAAAAAACACTTTCGAAGCTTAATCGCTGCTGGTGGTGAAGTAGAGGCGTTTTTTCCTTCAAGCTTTCCGCTTATTAATTTTCGAATTAATTACCGCAACCATCGGAAGTTAGTCATTATTGATGGGAAAGTTGGCTATGTTGGAGGATTTAATGTCGGTGATGAATATTTAGGATTGAATAAAAGATTCGGCTATTGGCGGGATACCCATCTGAGAATGGTTGGAAACTCTGTTCATGCCATCCAGACAAGATTTATTCTAGACTGGAATCAAGCTTCCGAAAGTAACGATATCGCTTACTCTCCAAATCTATTTCCAAGTATTCAATCCCAGGGACAGACGAGTATGCAAATAGTTACAAGCGGACCTGATTCAGAATGGGAACATATTAAATACGGCTATATTAAAATGATTTCCTATGCGCGTGAATCCATTCTAATTCAAACGCCTTACTTTATTCCCGATGCCAGCCTTCTAGACTCCTTACGAATTGCTAGTTTAACAGGCAAGGATGTCCGGATCATGATTCCGAATAAGCCAGACCATCCTTTTGTTTATTGGGCTACCTATTTTTATATTGGCGAAATGCTCAAAGCAGGAGCGAAGGCTTATATTTATGATAATGGATTTATCCACGCGAAAACAATAATTATTGATGGAAAATTAGCTTCTGTCGGAACAGCTAATATTGATGTTAGAAGCTTCAAATTAAATTTTGAAGTAAATGCATTTCTTTACGATGAAGAAATAGCTTCCTCATTGACAGAAAGCTTTAACAAAGACATTGTTGTGTCAACAGAATTAACACTTGAGGAATATGAGCAACGTTCGTTAAAAATTCGTTTTAAAGAATCAATCTCAAGATTGCTGTCACCTATTTTATAA
- the ytzI gene encoding YtzI protein → MSLFTTILIISGIIFAIVLFLCVITTSKAYQFKHTVDPLPKEKKQKHEES, encoded by the coding sequence GTGTCCTTGTTTACAACTATTTTAATTATTTCAGGCATTATTTTCGCTATTGTACTTTTTTTATGTGTGATCACAACATCCAAGGCCTATCAATTCAAACATACCGTTGATCCATTGCCCAAAGAAAAAAAACAGAAACATGAGGAATCATAA
- a CDS encoding DNA starvation/stationary phase protection protein, whose product MNQELIGAVNKQVANWMVLYTKLHHFHWYVKGNHFFTLHEKFEELYDEANEHIDELAERILTISGNPVSTLKECLEISSIKEAKGNESEEDMVRETITDFQTIIGECQSAMELAEKANDEGTSDMLLGVIGGLQKHVWMLNAYLG is encoded by the coding sequence ATGAATCAAGAATTAATTGGTGCTGTGAATAAACAAGTAGCAAACTGGATGGTTCTTTATACTAAATTGCATCATTTTCATTGGTATGTAAAAGGCAATCACTTTTTTACATTGCATGAAAAGTTTGAAGAGCTATATGATGAGGCCAATGAGCATATTGATGAGCTGGCAGAGAGAATTTTAACAATTAGTGGGAACCCGGTTTCAACTTTAAAGGAATGCCTTGAGATTTCTTCTATTAAGGAAGCTAAAGGGAATGAATCAGAAGAAGATATGGTCCGTGAAACCATTACTGATTTTCAAACGATTATTGGTGAATGTCAGTCAGCGATGGAATTGGCTGAAAAGGCAAATGATGAAGGTACAAGTGATATGCTATTAGGGGTAATCGGTGGGTTGCAAAAACATGTATGGATGTTAAATGCTTATTTAGGCTAA
- a CDS encoding DUF6154 family protein, with translation MKLVDELFELYRDKLTGDEEDIDMLAFAFLEEMTREDLLRLIQEMDEQELYTLMGLYLIESLKGKFAKEDYGQRPSPILNQRNIH, from the coding sequence ATGAAGCTAGTGGATGAACTGTTTGAATTGTATCGTGATAAATTAACAGGCGATGAAGAGGACATTGATATGTTAGCGTTTGCATTTCTTGAAGAAATGACTCGCGAGGATTTATTAAGATTAATCCAGGAAATGGACGAACAAGAGCTTTACACATTAATGGGGTTATATCTGATTGAAAGTTTAAAAGGCAAATTTGCAAAAGAGGATTATGGGCAACGACCAAGTCCTATTTTAAATCAACGGAATATTCATTAA
- a CDS encoding hydrolase, with the protein MEGKKTYYINISSGEISQSLFDSPWNFQIEATPNEIQTLRQYFDENEAGDFPNFLRAHIPFREYHYDEVNDRQDEALQQIYEFIYQRGDEETKQLIDSMNILKNK; encoded by the coding sequence ATGGAAGGGAAAAAAACGTATTATATTAACATCTCATCTGGTGAAATTAGTCAAAGTCTGTTTGACTCTCCTTGGAATTTCCAAATCGAAGCAACACCTAATGAAATCCAAACGCTAAGACAATACTTTGATGAAAATGAAGCAGGAGATTTTCCTAACTTTTTAAGGGCCCATATTCCATTTCGTGAATATCACTATGATGAAGTCAATGATCGGCAAGACGAGGCACTTCAACAAATTTATGAATTTATTTATCAACGCGGAGATGAAGAAACAAAGCAACTCATTGACAGTATGAATATACTAAAGAATAAGTAA
- the ytkD gene encoding RNA deprotection pyrophosphohydrolase, with the protein METFEDVNGCTVQLSFVRDAFSKEVEHVLVICRFYDQWLLTKHKERGYEFPGGKREAGETLEEAAKREVNEETGASLNSLEFIGEYKVSDEKGSFVKAIFIGEVEKLEPKTNYFETNGPVLVSGDLLTLRMQDSYSFIMKDKVIEKVINKIQEKNG; encoded by the coding sequence ATGGAAACGTTTGAAGATGTAAATGGGTGTACGGTTCAATTATCGTTTGTAAGAGATGCATTTTCTAAAGAGGTAGAACATGTACTAGTTATCTGTAGATTCTATGATCAATGGCTATTAACGAAACATAAAGAAAGAGGCTATGAGTTTCCAGGCGGTAAGAGGGAAGCAGGAGAGACACTCGAGGAAGCGGCAAAAAGGGAAGTCAACGAAGAGACAGGAGCTAGTTTAAATAGCTTAGAATTTATTGGCGAATATAAAGTATCAGATGAAAAGGGTTCCTTCGTAAAAGCGATTTTTATAGGTGAAGTAGAAAAGCTCGAGCCAAAAACAAATTATTTCGAAACCAATGGACCAGTACTTGTGAGTGGGGATCTTCTTACTCTTCGCATGCAGGATTCCTATAGCTTTATTATGAAGGACAAGGTGATTGAAAAGGTAATCAATAAAATTCAAGAAAAAAACGGCTAA